A genomic stretch from Argiope bruennichi chromosome 2, qqArgBrue1.1, whole genome shotgun sequence includes:
- the LOC129960311 gene encoding NADH dehydrogenase [ubiquinone] 1 alpha subcomplex subunit 7-like, with amino-acid sequence MAAAPRDLSPLMRWFRNLLLGREFKNSLRFQDLVSTRSPPPPKLPDGPSHKLSENYYFTRDGRHLARPPLVLLEDVKKKAITSGVKENTETKALAGKKVGQITPGNPYVWHEASENASAA; translated from the exons ATGGCAGCTGCTCCTAGAGATTTATCACCTTTGATGAGATGGTTTAGAAATTTACTTTTAGGC agAGAATTCAAAAATTCCCTAAGATTTCAAGATTTAGTCTCCACTAG ATCACCACCACCGCCAAAACTCCCAGATGGTCCATCACATAAActatctgaaaattattattttactaggGATGGCCGACATTTAGCTCGTCCACCTTTAGTGCTGTTGGAAGATGTAAAGAAAAAGGCTATTACTTCTGGTgtcaaagaaaa cacTGAAACTAAAGCACTTGCTGGTAAAAAAGTAGGCCAGATTACACCTGGAAATCCATATGTCTGGCATGAGGCTTCTGAAAATGCTTCAGCTgcatga
- the LOC129960970 gene encoding putative phosphatidate phosphatase gives MPLDYKPVVKIGLDVFLLLVVGFPILIFHLHGKPTIRGFNCDDDSIRYPYKDSTVSNTVLYIVGVFLPVIVICVTEFTNEARSKRDSRGHVYILLGRPIPHVIWSVYKRIGVFLFGACMSQLTTDIAKYSIGRLRPHFLEVCKPNVNCTLRDAHEYITDFVCMGNDLNAIQESRLSFPSGHSSFSAYTMVFTVIYLQACMNCKVNRLLKPFIQFILLMMTWYTALSRIADYKHHWSDVMIGFLQGALVAVIVTFFVSDFFSKHKGKDEDITLQNIAIDTPVANYNTMDNITETR, from the exons atgccgCTCGATTACAAACCCGTTGTCAAGATTGGTCTTGACGTTTTTCTACTTCTTGTAG TTGGatttcctattttaatatttcatcttcacgGCAAGCCAACCATAAGGGGATTTAATTGTGATGATGACAGCATAAGATATCCATACAAGGATTCAACAGTATCCAACACTGTCCTTTATATTGTTGGTGTTTTCCTTCCTGTTATAGTG atatgtgTCACAGAATTTACAAATGAAGCGAGATCGAAAAGAGACAGCCGAGGACATGTATATATACTTTTAGGAAGACCAATACCTCATGTGATATGGAGTGTTTATAAAAGAATTGGTGTGTTTTTATTTGGTGCTTGCATGTCTCAACTTACAACAGATATAGCAAAATATAGTATAGGCAGGTTGAGACCACATTTCCTAGAAGTTTGTAAACCAAATGTTAATTGTACCCTACGAGATGCCCATGAATATATTACTGATTTTGTGTGTATGGGAAATGACCTGAATGCTATTCAAGAATCAAG actCTCTTTTCCTTCAGGACATTCTTCATTTTCAGCTTACACTATGGTGTTTACTGTG ATATACCTTCAGGCATGTATGAATTGCAAGGTCAATAGGCTACTTAAACCCTTCATTCAATTCATCTTATTAATGATGACTTGGTATACTGCCTTATCAAGAATTGCAGATTACAAACATCATTGGAGTGATGTTATGATAGGATTTCTTCAAGGTGCTTTAGTTGCTGTTATTGTG aCATTCTTTGTGTCGGATTTCTTCAGTAAGCACAAAGGAAAAGATGAAGACATAACATTACAAAACATAGCTATTGATACTCCTGTAGCCAATTACAATACAATGGATAATATTACCGAAActcgataa